One Halobaculum sp. CBA1158 DNA segment encodes these proteins:
- the ilvD gene encoding dihydroxy-acid dehydratase, which produces MSKQEPPDRAGDAADDAADADAFAGEKDESLRSREVTAGAERAPHRAMFRAMGYDDQDLSSPMVGIPNPAADITPCNVHLDDVADAAREGIEEAEGMPIEFGTVTISDAISMGTEGMKASLVSREVIADSVELVSFGERMDALVTVAGCDKNLPGMLMASIRTDLPSVFLYGGSIRPGEHEGRDVTVQNVFEGVGTYAEGDMSADELDEMERHACPGAGSCGGMFTANTMASISEALGMAPLGSASPMAESPERYDTARRAGELALECVREDRRPSDILTKESFENAIAVQVAMGGSTNAVLHLLALAAEADVELGITEFDEISRRTPKIANLQPGGTRVMQDLDEVGGVPVVIRRLIEGGYMHGDAMTVTGRTMAEEIAHLEETGHLPDDEDIDADFLYTVDEPYTEEGAIKILTGNLAPDGAVLKVTGDDAFHHEGPARVFEAEEDAMEYVQSGEIESGDVIVIRNEGPRGGPGMREMLGVTAAVVGAGHEDDVALLTDGRFSGATRGPMIGHVAPEAVEGGPIGLVEEGDTVTVDIPERELSVDVDDAELARRAEAYEPPEPQYAGGVFAKFARDFGSAANGAVTNPRAKRD; this is translated from the coding sequence ATGAGCAAGCAGGAGCCGCCCGACCGCGCAGGCGACGCGGCCGACGACGCCGCCGACGCCGACGCGTTCGCCGGCGAGAAGGACGAGTCCCTCCGGAGCCGCGAGGTGACCGCCGGGGCCGAGCGCGCGCCCCACCGCGCGATGTTCCGCGCGATGGGATACGACGATCAGGACCTGTCGTCACCGATGGTCGGGATCCCGAACCCCGCCGCCGACATCACGCCGTGTAACGTCCACCTCGACGACGTGGCCGACGCCGCCCGCGAGGGCATCGAGGAGGCCGAGGGGATGCCCATCGAGTTCGGCACCGTCACCATCTCCGACGCCATCTCGATGGGGACCGAGGGGATGAAAGCGAGCCTCGTCTCCCGCGAGGTGATCGCCGACTCCGTCGAGCTGGTCTCCTTCGGCGAGCGCATGGACGCGCTCGTCACGGTCGCCGGCTGCGACAAGAACCTCCCCGGGATGCTGATGGCGTCCATCAGAACCGACCTCCCGTCGGTGTTCCTGTACGGCGGATCGATCAGACCCGGCGAGCACGAGGGCCGCGACGTGACCGTCCAGAACGTCTTCGAGGGCGTCGGCACCTACGCCGAGGGCGACATGAGCGCCGACGAGTTGGACGAGATGGAGCGCCACGCCTGCCCGGGTGCGGGCTCGTGCGGCGGGATGTTCACCGCGAACACGATGGCCAGCATCTCGGAGGCGCTGGGGATGGCACCGCTGGGGTCGGCGTCGCCGATGGCCGAGTCGCCCGAGCGCTACGACACCGCCCGCCGCGCGGGCGAACTCGCGCTGGAGTGCGTCCGCGAGGACCGCCGCCCCTCGGACATCCTGACGAAGGAGTCGTTCGAGAACGCCATCGCGGTGCAGGTGGCGATGGGCGGTTCGACCAACGCCGTGCTCCACCTGCTCGCGCTGGCGGCGGAGGCGGACGTCGAGTTGGGCATCACGGAGTTCGACGAGATATCCCGACGCACGCCGAAGATCGCGAACCTCCAGCCCGGCGGCACGCGCGTCATGCAGGACCTCGACGAGGTCGGCGGCGTCCCGGTCGTGATCCGCCGGCTCATCGAGGGCGGGTACATGCACGGCGACGCGATGACGGTGACCGGTCGGACGATGGCCGAGGAGATCGCCCACCTGGAAGAGACGGGCCACCTCCCGGACGACGAGGACATCGACGCGGACTTCCTGTACACGGTCGACGAGCCCTACACCGAGGAGGGCGCGATCAAGATCCTGACGGGCAACCTCGCGCCCGACGGCGCGGTCCTGAAGGTGACCGGCGACGACGCGTTCCACCACGAAGGGCCGGCCCGCGTGTTCGAAGCCGAGGAAGACGCCATGGAGTACGTGCAGTCGGGAGAGATCGAGTCGGGCGACGTGATCGTCATCCGCAACGAGGGCCCGCGCGGCGGCCCCGGCATGCGCGAGATGCTCGGCGTCACCGCCGCGGTCGTCGGCGCGGGCCACGAGGACGACGTGGCGCTCCTGACCGACGGGCGCTTCTCGGGCGCGACGCGCGGGCCGATGATCGGCCACGTCGCTCCCGAGGCCGTCGAGGGCGGGCCGATCGGCCTCGTCGAGGAGGGCGACACGGTGACGGTTGACATCCCCGAGCGCGAACTCTCGGTGGACGTGGACGATGCGGAACTGGCCCGGCGAGCCGAGGCGTACGAGCCGCCGGAGCCGCAGTACGCGGGGGGCGTCTTCGCGAAGTTCGCCCGTGACTTCGGGAGCGCCGCCAACGGCGCGGTCACGAATCCGAGGGCGAAGCGCGACTGA
- a CDS encoding class I SAM-dependent methyltransferase: MNGDDDGADDGDGSGRALSARFEANREHWESMVEPVSATDGTDEIEAFLAGESALLPVQREELGDASGSRLLDLQCSIGTRTLSWAREGATVTGVDISAESVRVAREIADEAGLADRAEFVRSNVYDLPDDHDERYDTLVTNFGVLCWLPDLDRWAAVVAELLEPGGTFYLAEHHPIATALSDDLGAGEDPISVEHPYFSSDAPVSAADGSTHKWIHGLGEIVTALADAGIRIEFVHEHPFSPIRRSPQMVQDDRGRWRFEGDASLPLLVTVKGELRSDAPGA; the protein is encoded by the coding sequence ATGAACGGTGACGACGACGGGGCCGACGACGGCGACGGTTCCGGCCGGGCGCTGTCCGCGCGCTTCGAGGCGAACCGCGAGCACTGGGAGTCCATGGTCGAACCGGTCTCGGCGACGGACGGGACCGACGAGATCGAGGCGTTCCTCGCAGGGGAGTCGGCGCTGCTTCCCGTCCAGCGGGAGGAACTGGGCGACGCCTCCGGGTCGCGGCTGCTGGACCTCCAGTGTTCGATCGGGACACGAACGCTCTCGTGGGCGCGCGAGGGGGCGACGGTGACCGGCGTCGACATCTCGGCCGAAAGCGTGCGCGTGGCGCGAGAGATCGCCGACGAGGCCGGGTTGGCGGACCGCGCCGAGTTCGTCCGCTCGAACGTGTACGACCTTCCCGACGACCACGACGAGCGGTACGACACGCTCGTCACGAACTTCGGCGTGCTGTGTTGGCTCCCCGACCTCGACCGCTGGGCGGCGGTCGTCGCCGAGTTGCTCGAGCCCGGCGGGACGTTCTACCTCGCCGAACACCACCCGATCGCGACCGCGCTCTCGGACGATCTCGGGGCGGGTGAGGACCCGATATCGGTCGAACATCCGTACTTCTCGAGCGACGCACCCGTATCGGCCGCTGACGGGTCCACGCACAAGTGGATACACGGACTCGGCGAGATCGTGACCGCGCTCGCCGACGCCGGGATCCGGATCGAGTTCGTCCACGAGCACCCGTTCTCGCCGATCCGGCGTTCGCCGCAGATGGTCCAGGACGACCGCGGACGGTGGCGGTTCGAGGGCGACGCGTCCCTCCCGCTACTGGTGACCGTCAAAGGCGAACTGCGATCGGACGCGCCGGGAGCCTGA